GGATATTTCGCTGAGGAATATCAGAAAGGATGAGCTTAAAGCTTTACAGAGAGGTAAATGATGCTGAAGAGGTTTTTTAAAGTAATAATAATTGCCGGTCTATTATGGTTTCTATCACATACTATTTTGATCACGATTGATGGATTAGCCAATAACCTGGGTCAGTGTGATGTTGGGATCGTTTTAGGAAATAAGGTTGAATTGGATGGAACTCCGTCACAAAGATTGCAGGGTAGATTAGATAAAGCCGCAGAACTCTATAAAGACAAATATTTTCAATATATCATTGTCAGTGGGGGCACAGGTAAGGAAGGGTTTGACGAAGCCAAAGTAATGAAAAATTACCTGGTAAAAGCAGGAATACCTGAAAATGTGATCATTGAAGACAGCCATGGTGTTGATACATTTATGACCGCTAAGAATTCTAAGGTTATTATGGATCGGAATAATTTTCAAAGTGCAATGGTTATTACCCAGTACTACCATATAACCAGAACGACATTAGCAATGCACAAGGTTGGTATTAACAAGGTTTATTCTGCTCATGCAACAACCTTTGAACTACGTGATTTATACTCCTTAACAAGAGAATTTATTGGATATTATATGTATCTTCTAATAAAGTAGGATATTTGCCGACGTGTAAAGTGTTTGATCTTGATGATAATCAAATAGGTGATGATTTTGTCACGGAAAATCATGCAATTATGATGTACGAACCTATGTTGGCAGAACGTATGAAGATTGTTTAATTTTCTTATTGTTTAGTTTGTTATTTCCGAAAACTGAGCTCTTTGTTTTAAAGAAATAAAGCTGCCAATCGTGGGATCATCCCACCGACCGACAGCTTTTTTAAGAGCGCTCATGGGGTGGGAGCTTCAGGAGTTGCCGGAACTTTGGGAGCGGCGAGAACAGCTCTCTCAATTCGCTTTAATTTCGCCGATGTTTTTAATATAAACTGGTTGGTCTGAATTAAATAAAACTTGAAAGCATTCGGGTCCGCTGCGGCCATTTCTTTGATGGCGATAAACAGATCGTCGAATCCTTTGGCTATCAGATCGAAGCGGGCGTCTGCCTGGGTCATGGACAGGTTGAGCTTTAAGATCTTGCTTTCAAGTTCTATCTCGGCGATGCGCTTGGCTGCTGCATTTCCATTTTCAAGTACGTCAAGCTTCCGCTGCAGCTTCAAAACATTTCCCTGCTCGGCCCATACGGCTTGCAGGTTATCCGTGGCTTCTTTTTTCGCCTGGCCAAGCTCATTGGATAATTGGGAGATGGCGCTCTTTTGGGCACCACTCTCTTTCTGCAGCGCCTCTTTCTCAGCGAGGGCCTGTTTCCTGTCATTGACCGCCTGCTGCAGCTCGCGGACGGACATATTCTCAAGATCAAATTGGGTAATGAACTCCGCGCGTTCCTCCGCCGGAAGCCCCAGGAGAATGATTGCCTGGGTATAACCCATCTTGGCAAACGGCTCTGTTTTCGCGCTGATGCCGGAGGCGGCGGCGCTTGAGTCGGGGATGCCGTGCAGCTCAGGACCGTATTCTTCCGCTATGCGCATAAGATGATAGGCTGTGCGCTCGGTATACTGCACGGCGTTCTCCAGCCATAAACCATATTTACCATAAGGGATCTTTTCTTTGGCCTCCAAAAGGCGTCGGCCTATTTCAATGGCGCTGACTAACATGTATTTTTTGGCCTGTTCTTTGATCATGGTTATTTCAGCGGCGATAATGTCCGGCGTCCTTTCGATTATATCGTTTATATCGTTTATATTATTGGCATCCATGGTTAATGATCCTCCTACTGGTTGTACTCTTATTTCGTATGATATGTTGTCAAGCCTTGCGATGTGAATCTTCCATGCGGTAAAATTTCTGAAATCGAAGAATTTGAAAGCGCTTTCAAACGCTTCAGTTATTGAAGGAAGTAAATAAATACATAAATAAAGACGGCCTTGCGGCCGCCTGTTTTAATTTGGCTGAGGTAACGTTACCCTGGTTTAGCTTGTCCTCTCATACAGATCATTGATTGTGGTATCAATGATCTTGATATCTTGCTTGCCGGTCAAGTCCGGTTTCGGCGTCGGAATGGTGATGGTGAAGATGGTGCCGATGACGGTTCAAAGCTCTTTTTAAAAGACTACATGATCCAGCCTGTGGGAAGAATAACCGTATAACTGAGGTGCTGAGCAAGTTTGCTGCCAAGGATCTTGATACGCATGAAGTGTATAAAAATTTTTATATTCAAGGCATGTTGAGAGCTGCGTTTTGATTTTGATAGAGAAGAAATAGTCAGAAATTAAGCGGTTACGGTGATGTTGTATGTTTTTGCGAGGTTTTACTTTTAAGAACGCAATTTAAAGATTAGGATTAATAAAAAGGAGATAAGTTAATTGAGTACTGTAAATGTTCCAAAAACCATCGACCAAAGCAAAATGAATAGATTTTTTGTTATCGTGGCGGTATTAGCTTTCTTGGGTCTATTATTTGATGGATACGCTCAGGGGGTTTACAGTACTTCCCTTCCTTCGCTGATTCAAGATACTGGTATTGAGCCAACAGTTTTTGGCCTAATTGGTAGTTATACACTATATGGAATGATTGCCGGCGGAATAATATTTGGAATGTTAGCTGATAAAATAGGTAATAAAAAAGTATTCATGTTAGCTATTGGCTTTTACGCGATGTTCACAGGTCTGATGGGAACTGCAACAACAGTATGGCAGTTTTCTTTATACCAAGTTTTAACAGGAATGGGTGCTGCCGGAATTGCCCCAGTTACCTTTGCTATGCTTGCTGAATATAGTCCTTTAAAAAATCGTATTCAATTGATTAACACGACGACTCTGGGAATGCCGCTTGGAAGAATGTTGAGCACTTTGGCAGGTATGGCTATTTTGCCATCGTTTGGGTGGAGACCAATGTTTCTGATTGGTTTTATTCCCCTGATTTTAATTGTTTTTTGTATTTTTTACTTACCTGAATCTATGCAAAAATTAATAAAAGACGATAAAAGAGAAAAAATTCAAAAGATCTTAAAATTAGTTGCCCCTGAATACACTCCTAGCATAGACGAGCAATACGAAACAGAAATCCGACCTTCCGACAAAGGATCATTCCTAAGTCTATTTAGAAATGGCATGGCTGTGAATACTATTTTATATTGGTTAATCATGGCACTATGTATGTTTATCATTTACGGCTTAGTAACATGGCTGCCTAAAATGATGATGGGTGCAGGATATAACTTAGGATCCAGTCTCACGTTCTTTTTCACTTTCATCCTCGGGTCAATACCTGGTATCCTTCTATCGGGTCCGTTAGCCAATAAAATTGGACTTAAAAATACACTATCCTTATATGCAGCGGTTCCTGCCCTTGTTGTTCTGCTTTTGATGCTGAAACTAGATACAATTCTGGTATCAATTGTTCTGTTTGTCCTTGGAGCTGGTATGTATGGGTTATTGGGATTGATCTTTACATTCATATCAGTCAGCTATCCACTTGCCTTTCGTGGGACCGGATTAGGATGGGCTAATGCAGTGGGGCGTTTCGGCGGATCTTTCGCACCGATGACTGGAGGGATATTGATAGCCCAAGAGGCGTCTTTGATAACGAACTTTATCGTATTCGCAACGGTACCGTTTCTTTTGATAGTGATCTGTGTTGTAGTTTCTCAACTAATCGCTAAGAAAGCTGCATCCCCCATTAATAGGGAATAGATAGTCGATTGAAACAGCAATCAATTGTCTGCAAGAATTTCCGGAGTCAGGAAGCATATCTAGATATTCAATTTTAAAAAAGCAGGGATACAGGGTAATAATTGTTGAGAGGCATCTTGTATTAAACTAAATCAAATAGCGCAGAACAAGGTAAACCGTACTGATGGCGACGGTGATCAGCATTATGGGGAAGCAGACTTTAAAGTACTGGCCGAAGGTTATTTTGTATCCCGCTTCCTCGGCCATACCGGAAGCCACGACATTGGCGCTTGCCCCGATAATGGTGCCGTTTCCGCCCAGACAGGCCCCCAGTGAGAGCGCCCACCATAACGGTGTAATATCCATTCCGGTCAGCACGCCGACTTCCTGAATCAGCGGGATCATGGTCGCGGTAAACGGGATGTTGTCAACAAAGGCCGAAGCGATCGCGGAAACCCAGAGAACGGCCATTCCGAGTAAAAACATATCACCGTTGGTTTGCTGAACAATACTTTTCGCAAGCACCTCCAAAACTCCGGCCCGTTCCAGACCGCCCACCAGCATAAAAAGACCGGCAAAGAAGAAGATCGTTTTCCACTCGACTTCTTTAAATACTCTCTCCGGGTTGACTCCGGAAATCAGCAGAAGAAGGACTGCTCCGGTCATGGCTACGACCGAAGACGGATAATTTAAAACGCTATGCAAGATAAAGCCCAGGATGGTCAGGCCCAGTACGATTAGGCATTTAGTAAGGAGCTTTTTATCCTTGATTGCTTCATATTCGTTGAGCAGCAGGACCTTTTTTTTATTCTCTTCTTTTGTATGGAGATATTTTTTATAGACCAGCAGAAATGCTCCAATGGTGACGAACAGGATAGGAACAATGATTGGCGCAACATTAATAACAAAATCCATAAAGCTTAAGCCTGTTTTCGTCCCGATCATGATATTTGGCGGATCGCCGATCAGGGTCGCCGTGCCGCCGATATTCGAAGCAAAGATCTGGCTGATGACGAACGGGATGGGCTTTATCTTAAGGTCTTTTGTGACATCCAGCGTGATCGGGAGAATCAACAGAATTGTGGTTACATTGTCCAGAAAGGCTGAAGCAATCGCTGTAATGAAGGAAAGGTACACCAACACTTTCCAGGGTTCTCCTTTGGCCAGCTTGACAACTTTAATGGCCAGAAATTCGAACACACCGGTGCGCTGGGTGATCATAACGATCACCATCATGCTGATCAGCAGGGCAAGTGTATTAAAGTCGATGGCTTCGTAAGGATTTTCATGGTCTAATAGCCCCGTAAGCGCCATCAGAACGCCGCCGCCGAGCGCGATGATCACTCTGTCGATCTTTTCAGTAACGATGAGCAGATAGGCAGCTGCAAAGATAATGACAGACAGTGTCATGGCAGGTGTGAATTCCATTGCTGAAAGGCCTCCTTCGTCTTTTTCCTTCGTCTTTTCTGCATCGGTATACATAGGGTACGGCTTCGACAGTAAACTTTTTCCTAATACATTATGGCACTCCTGGCAAATTAATCAACAAGTATCCGGCTAACAGGTTCAATATATTTTTATTTTCCAAATTCTTTATTTTCTTATATAATAGGATAGGAATTAAGATAGATAGGGATTAAAATCAAGATCAAAAAGATCGTTTCTATCTGAAGAGGAGATACAGGAGGGTACAATGGACGAAAAAATGGCCAAATTGAAGGAATACCTTCAAATGGAGACGGAGATTGCATTTGAAGAATTCAAGACGTATTATACCGGTGTGATTGAACAGCTGAACAAAACATATAGCGAGATGGACCAGGCTGCCTGTTTCCAAGCCAGGTATATCTGCAGTATCGTTCAGGGCAATGCCGAATCTCGTGCCCAGAGAAGTAAAGTGAACGGGAAAGCTTTCAAAAAAATGGCTGCCAAATGCGGGTTCTGGGTCGATGCGATTGATCATCGGCTGAAAAAAGAAGGTATGACGCAGAATGAAATTGACGCGGCAATGGGTGAGATAAATAAGGATGCTGAGCAGTAAAGACGTTCTGGATTTATCGGCGAAAAGGGCATGGATGGAGAATCAGCGATGATCATTATCCTATCACATCAATTTCTTGATTTTGATGCGCTTGCAGCGATGGCCGCAGCCCAAAAGCTATGTCCGGAAGCCGTATTGGTAATCGACGGCAAATACAGTTCTTATGTACAGGAATTTTTATCGCTGGCCAAAGAACAATTGCCCTACTACCGCTTCAAAGATATTGACGTGGACAAGGTAGAAAAGATCATTCTCGTGGATACACAGGAAATCGAACGGTCCATCGGCAATAAAAAGCTTATGGACAGGCTTCGGACCATCCCAATTGAGATCATTGACCATCATCCTGTCGTCGAACCGGATGGTCAGAACCAGATTATTGAAATGGTCGGAGCCTGTACGACGATTCTGGTCGAACAGATTCAGCAAAGAGGCATAAACCTGACCAGTTTCGATGCGACGTTAATGGCTCTGGGAATTTATGATGACACCGGAAGCCTGCTTTTTGCAAACACAACACCGAGGGATCTGCTGGCAGCCGCCTATCTTGTGGAAGAAGGGGCTGAGCTTGCCGTTATGGCGGAGTATCTGCAGAGACCGCTTACCTCGGAGCAAAAGGACTTATTCCAGCAGTTACTGGATAACGGCGTGATCGAAAAATATAATGAAATGCCGGTTTTTATCTCTTATGCCGAAAGCAGGGAGTATTTTTCAGGGCTGGCTTTGCTTGCTCACCGGATCGGTGAATTTGAGAATGCGGAGATCTTTTTCCTCGTCGTGAAGATGGAAGACCGGGTCTATCTTGTCGGCAGAGCAAGAGGAGGCAGCAGCCTGCCACTCAATGAAATTGTTCAGGCTTTTGGCGGCGGAGGCCATGAAAAAGCCGCTTCAGCCGTAATCAAAAATGGCAATATAGACAGCATCATCAGGCTGTTACGAGAAGAGATCAAGCTGAGGGCAGAGAAACCAACGACGATACGCGACATCATGAGTTATCCTGTTAAAACGGTTTTCCCGGATACCTCGATCGAAGAGGTAGGCAAGATGCTTCTAAAGTACGGGCATACCGGTCTGCCTGTTGTCCAGGATGAAAAACTTGTCGGGATTATCTCGCGCAGGGACGTGGACAAGGCCTTGAAACACGGGCTGCAGCACGCTCCGGTGAAGGGGTTTATGACCCGGGACGTGATCACGGTCCAGCCGGATTTAAGTTGGGAAGAAGTCCAGAAGCTGATGGTTTTACATGATATCGGCAGAATCCCGGTGGTGGAAAACGAGATCCTTACCGGCATTGTGTCGAGATCCGATGTGATGCGGCTCATTTATGGCAGCGTCGTACCGACCTTAAATGAGCTTGCCAGAGACAGAAGCATAGCCAGACGGGAAGAAATCCTGCGGCATATTGCAGGGCTTCCCCAGTACATTCAGGATGATCTGGCGGTAATTCGGGAAGCCGCTTCGGAAATGGGGAACCAGGTCTATCTGGTTGGCGGTTTTGTCAGGGATTTACTAATGAATATGCCGAACAATGATCTGGATATTGTTGTCGAAGGCAACGGGATTGAGCTGGGCAGGATTCTGAGTAAAAAACTGACTTGCGACAAATTGGTCTTGCATGCGTCCTTTGGCACAGCCAGTCTGATTTTCTGCAACGGCACACATTTGGACATTGCTTCAACCCGCCGGGAGGATTATGATTTTCCCGGAGCTTTGCCGGTTGTGGAGGAGTCAACCCTCAGAGAGGATTTGCTCCGGAGAGATTTCACCATTAATGCCATGGCTTTATGTTTGAACGAAGACAGCTTTGGCGATATCATTGATTATTATGGCGGTTTTCGTGACCTGCAGCAAAAGGAAATTCGTTTCTTGCATAACCTCAGCTTTATTGACGATCCTACCCGGATGCTCAGAGCGATAAAGTTTGCAGTTCGGTATGAGTTCAAGCTTGCCAAGGTGACGGCGGATGCGATGCCAATCGCCTTAAAAGAGGACGTTTTTGCCAAAATCAGTGCGGAACGCTTTACGGAAGAACTGATCCTGATCTATAAGGAAGCCAAGTTTCAGCGCATGGGCCGCGAATTAATACGGAACGGTATTTTCAAAGCCTGGTTTAAAGCAGATTATGCCTGGAATTTTGAGGAGGCGGAGTCCGTCGGTGAGCAAAGGTCATTGACCGAACGATGGCTCATCAGCCTGAAAAATCTGGACAGTAATGAGATTTCCGCTGTTTTGGACAGACTGACCTTACCTAAATCTCTCAAAAGGATTACGCTGGAATACCTGCGGCTGAAGCAAGCCTTGAAACTGGAAGATCTTACCGATCTAAAAAACCTTGATGAATTACTTGCAGGAGTTCCGTTATTGTTGTTTAATATTCTTGGCAGTGATGATGCCTATACGGACCCTCTGAAAAAATACCGTTTGCTGCGCGAGGGAATCCAAATGAAAACAACCGGAAAAGATCTGCGGCAATCAGGCGTCAGGGAAGGACCGGAAATCGGCAGCATCCTGAAACAAATTCGGCTGGCCTGGCTCGAAGGAAAAATCCGGACTCCGGATGAAGAAAAAAGGTATCTCGAAATCCTGCTCGAAAAGAATGATAGAGCTGATTGCATAGATAATAAACCAATATAAAATAGATCTTTATGAATTGTAAAATTCTGAAGGGAGAAATGACTTTGAGAAACAGAATTTTTAGCGGTATGCGGCCGACAGGCTCGCTGCACATAGGACATTTAAGCGTTCTGCAGAACTGGGCTGCGCTCCAGGATGAATATGAATGCTATTTTGGCATTGTCGACTGGCATGCGCTGACCACTGGTTATGAAGATAAGCTTGACCTTAAGGCTTTAATCAGAGAAATGGCTCTGGACTGGCTGAGTGTCGGAATAGATCCTGAAAAGAGCGCCGTGTTCATTCAATCCCAGGTCAAAGAACATGCGGAACTTCACCTTTTGTTCTCCATGTTTACGCCGATTTCGTGGCTGGAAAGAGTGCCGACGTATAAGGATCAGCTCCAGCAGCTCGGAAATGAAGGCAAAGACCTGCATACGTATGGTTTTCTAGGTTATCCTTTACTGCAGGCGGCGGATATTCTCGTCTACAAGGCCAAAGCCGTCCCGGTAGGAGAAGACCAAATCCCGCATATCGAACTTTGCAGGGAAGTCGGACGCCGTTTTAATTACCTGTATGGGAACGTTTTTCCCGAACCGCAGGCCCTTATCGGCAAAGTGCCGCTGCTGCCGGGTGTCGACGGCCGAAAAATGAGCAAAAGCTATAACAACGCAATCTCGCTTACAGCCTCAACGGAAGAAATCAATATCAGGGTCAAACAGATGATCACGGATCCCGAGCGCCTCCGCAAGGACGACCCGGGACATCCGGAAGTCTGTGTGGTTTCCAAGTTTCACCATATTTATACGCCGGATGTAAAGCGGGTCGAAGAAGAATGCTGCGCCGGCAAAATCGGCTGCGTCGCCTGTAAGAAGTATCTGGCTGAAAACATCGATAAAGTGCTTGCCCCCTATCGGGAAAGAAGATTATTCTGGGATGAAGACGGCAAGGTTGAAAAAGTACTGCAGGAGGGCGCCGAAAAAGCCAGGATTACCGCTGCAGCAACCATGGCGGAAGTCCGGTCAGCGCTGGGGATCTGATGGATGATGCTCTAAAACGTGCCCCCTATGTTGAAATCCCAAATTTTCAAGGCCCTTTGGATTTACTCCTTCATCTGATCCAGGAGCATAAAGTTGATATTTATGATATTCCGATCGCGCTCATTGCCGATCAATTCATCGCTACTGTCCGCAGATTAGAAGCGCTGGATATGGAAGTGACTTCGGAATTTCTGGTGCTGGCGGCCCATCTGTTGTATCTGAAATCACGGCAGCTGCTACCAAAACCGCAAAAGACCGAAGAGGAACTGCTGCTGGAAGAAGAGATGAAACAAGACCTTGTGGAAAGGCTTGTCACCTACAGGGCTTTTAAAAACATTGCCTCGTTTTTGAGTTCGAGGGACGAAACACTGGGCAGCAGGTATTTCCGGGAAATCGATCTTGAAGAGATCCTTTCCAGAATCCCGCCGCCGAACCCTTTGCAGGGCATTGTCATGGAGGATTTGTTCAAGGCGTTCCAAGCTGTTCTGGAGCGGGTTGAAAAAGGTGAGGATATCCAGTATGTGCAGGTCGAAGAAATCCCTGTGGAGATGATGACGAGCGACATCATGCGCAGAATGATCCTACATCCCAAAGGGCTGAAGTTCAGTCAGCTTCTAAGATACGGATCGAGGGTAGAAATTGTGGTAGCCTTTATCGCTTTGCTTGAGCTGCTCAAAGAAGGAAAGGTCAGGGCGGAGCAAAGCAAGGAGGCCAATGAAATATTTTTGGTTCCAACCGAAAAAGCTTGGGACTTTCGAAATGAGGAATCGGGATGATGCTGTTTCAGGATACGGAAATTGCTGCCCTGGAAGCTTTGCTTTTTGTGGCCAAGGAACCGCTGAGCATGACGAAAATTGCAGAGATACTGGAGATACCGGCCGATCATGTGCCTGAATTTCTGCAGGCACTAAAAGACAGATATGAAGATCCCGCGAGCGGTTTGGTGCTTATTGAGCTGGAACAGGGTTTCCGGCTCGGAACGAAGCCTGAACTTGCCGGTTACATCGAAGTCTTGTACAAACATCCTTCTCAGATACTATCGAATGCAGCGTTGGAAGTCCTGTCGATTATTGCTTACAAACAGCCGATTACCCGCGGCGAAATTGATTTCATCCGCGGCGTCCAATCCGACCGGGCGCTGGCTACGCTGGTTGAAAGAGGGCTGGTCAAAGACTTGGGACGGAAGGATGGTCCGGGACGGCCGATCCTTTACGGGACAACCGAAGATTTTCTTATCCACTTTGGCCTGAAATCTATTCAGGATCTCCCGCCGCTGGAGCATACGGCAGAAGAGGAAGAGGAAGCTTAATCGATCAGACAGGAATTATTCTTATCGGAAGTTGTCCTTTTCTGTCGGATGTGCTAAAATAATTGGGCAAATTGAATATTTTTAGGGATAGAGGCGCAGTGCTTAAGAGTAATGATTCCGAGATGCCAGTCGATGACGAATAAAGAAAGGAAACACTGCCGAAGCCGGATGATGGCCAAGAGTCGGGCTGGGTTTATACTGAAAGAGTATAAAACTGTCATTCTGAAACGGAATGAAGCGCTATTCGGAACCTTTCAAATTACCGGCGTTTGATATGCCGGGAAAATAGGATTTTTCAGGTTTACGGGTAGTATCCGTAAACTTTTTTCGTGTATTTGAAAATACGGTAAGCGCTTTCTGATACATCGAATTTCAGCTTAGGCTGCCGCCAATTTACCTTAATAGGAGGATGCGACCATGTCGAATAAATCATTGCCTTTTTCCAGTCAGGAAATTGAAAGAATTGCCCAGGAGTATGGAACGCCTTTTCATATTTACGATGAAAAAGCAATTCGGGAGAACGTACGCAGGCTTCAGGCTGCCTTTGCCTGGAATCCAGGATTTAAGGAGTATTTTGCGGTAAAAGCAACACCAAATCCGTATATTTTAAAAATTCTGGCCGAAGAGGGAACAGGCGCAGACTGCAGTTCTCTTCCAGAACTTATTTTGGCCGAGAAGGCCGGGTTGAAAGGAGAAAACATCGTATTCTCCTCAAATGATACGCCGGCAGCCGAATTCTGCAAGGCCAGGGACCTCGGAGCGATCATCAATCTGGACGATATCACCCATATCGATTTTCTGGACAGAGAAGCCGGAATCCCTGAAATGATCTCTTTCCGCTATAACCCCGGTCCGCTGCGCGAGGGCAATACGATTATCGGAAAACCCGAAGATGCCAAATACGGACTGACAAGAGAGCAGCTTTTTGAAGCGTATGCCAAAGTGAGAAGTCTCGGTGCCAAAAGATTAGGTATTCATACCATGGTAATTTCCAATGAACTTGATCCGGAGTTTTTTGTCGAGACGGCCCGGATGATGTTTGAACTGGCGGTGGAACTGAAAGAAAAGCTCGGTATCCGGATTGAGATCATTAACCTTGGCGGTGGGATCGGAATTCCGTACCGGCTGGGTCAGGATCCTGTAAATCTGGAATATGTCGGGAAACGGATCAAACAGGTTTACGAACAACTGCTTGTTCCGGCAGGACTGGACCCGTTGAAGGTCGCCATGGAGTGCGGACGGATGATTACAGGACCTTACGGTTATGTGGTCGCCAGAGTGCTTCATAAAAAAGAAATCTACAAGAACTACATCGGACTCGATGCCAGCATGGCTGATCTGATGCGTCCGGGGATTTACGGGGCTTATCATCATATCACGGTTGTTGGGAAAGAACAGTTGATACCGGACCATCAGTATGATGTGACCGGAGGGCTTTGTGAGAACAACGATAAATTTGCGGTAGACAGGATTTTGCCCAAAATGGATATCGGAGATCTTGTGGTGATTCATGATACGGGTGCCCATGGACATGCCATGGGATTCAATTATAACGGCAAGCTCAGGTCAAAAGAACTTCTTCTGAAAACTGACGGCCGGGTTGAGATGATCAGAAGAGCCGAAACCATTGAGGATTATTTTGCGACGCTGGATTTTGACGGGCTCAATTAGCCCTGTCAATTAACGCAGCATTCAGTGCGCTGCCGAGCAGGAATATAACACAGCTCCAGTACAGCCACAACAGAAGAATGATGATGCCTGCAATGCTTCCGTAGGCCAGGGTATAGCTGTTGAAATGATTCACGTAATAGGCAAAGGCCAGAG
This genomic stretch from Dehalobacter restrictus DSM 9455 harbors:
- a CDS encoding diaminopimelate decarboxylase family protein, translated to MSNKSLPFSSQEIERIAQEYGTPFHIYDEKAIRENVRRLQAAFAWNPGFKEYFAVKATPNPYILKILAEEGTGADCSSLPELILAEKAGLKGENIVFSSNDTPAAEFCKARDLGAIINLDDITHIDFLDREAGIPEMISFRYNPGPLREGNTIIGKPEDAKYGLTREQLFEAYAKVRSLGAKRLGIHTMVISNELDPEFFVETARMMFELAVELKEKLGIRIEIINLGGGIGIPYRLGQDPVNLEYVGKRIKQVYEQLLVPAGLDPLKVAMECGRMITGPYGYVVARVLHKKEIYKNYIGLDASMADLMRPGIYGAYHHITVVGKEQLIPDHQYDVTGGLCENNDKFAVDRILPKMDIGDLVVIHDTGAHGHAMGFNYNGKLRSKELLLKTDGRVEMIRRAETIEDYFATLDFDGLN